A single window of Cottoperca gobio chromosome 9, fCotGob3.1, whole genome shotgun sequence DNA harbors:
- the vdac3 gene encoding voltage-dependent anion-selective channel protein 3 isoform X3 yields the protein MAVPPSYSDLGKSAKDILNKGFGYGVLKLDVKTKSQSGVMEFATSGSNNTDTGRSGGHLETKYKVNELGLTFNQKWNTDNTLTTEITMEDQLAKGLKFGLDASFVPNTGKKSAKLKTGYKRDFVNVGCDLDFDMSGPTVHAAAVLGYEGWLAGYQLAFDTAKSNLTQNNFALGYKAGDFQLHTSVNDGTEFGGSIYQKVNCNLETSVQLAWTAGSNNTRFGIGAKYQLDKDTSLSTKVNNACLVGVGYTQTLRPGVKLTLSGLIDGKNVNGGGHKIGLGFELEA from the exons ATGGCCGTCCCTCCTTCATACTCAGACTTGGGGAAATCTGCCAAAGACATCCTCAACAAGGGCTTTG GATATGGAGTACTGAAGTTGGACGTTAAGACCAAGTCCCAGAGTGGTGTT ATG GAGTTTGCCACCTCCGGCTCCAACAACACCGACACAGGGAGATCAGGAGGCCACCTTGAGACCAAGTACAAAGTGAACGAGCTGGGCCTCACCTTCAACCAGAAATGGAACACAGACAATACTCTCACCACAGAAATCACCATGGAAGACCAG CTGGCTAAGGGCTTGAAGTTTGGTCTGGACGCGTCATTTGTGCCCAACACCGG CAAGAAGAGTGCCAAACTGAAGACCGGCTACAAACGTGACTTTGTAAATGTTGGCTGCGACCTGGACTTTGACATGTCTGGCCCCACCGTCCACGCAGCTGCTGTGCTGGGCTATGAGGGCTGGCTGGCAGGTTACCAGTTGGCTTTTGACACAGCCAAATCAAACCTGACCCAGAACAACTTTGCCCTTGGATACAAGGCCGGTGACTTCCAGCTTCACACCAGTGT TAATGACGGCACAGAGTTTGGTGGCTCCATTTACCAAAAGGTGAACTGCAACTTGGAGACGTCGGTCCAACTGGCCTGGACAGctggcagcaacaacacacGCTTTGGAATTGGAGCCAAATACCAGCTGGATAAGGATACCTCCCTATCT ACCAAAGTGAACAACGCCTGCCTTGTTGGAGTTGGATACACACAAACCCTCAGGCCAG GAGTGAAGCTCACCCTCTCAGGTCTGATTGATGGTAAGAACGTGAACGGCGGTGGACACAAAATCGGCTTGGGTTTCGAACTGGAGGCCTAA
- the vdac3 gene encoding voltage-dependent anion-selective channel protein 3 isoform X4, which yields MAVPPSYSDLGKSAKDILNKGFGYGVLKLDVKTKSQSGVEFATSGSNNTDTGRSGGHLETKYKVNELGLTFNQKWNTDNTLTTEITMEDQLAKGLKFGLDASFVPNTGKKSAKLKTGYKRDFVNVGCDLDFDMSGPTVHAAAVLGYEGWLAGYQLAFDTAKSNLTQNNFALGYKAGDFQLHTSVNDGTEFGGSIYQKVNCNLETSVQLAWTAGSNNTRFGIGAKYQLDKDTSLSTKVNNACLVGVGYTQTLRPGVKLTLSGLIDGKNVNGGGHKIGLGFELEA from the exons ATGGCCGTCCCTCCTTCATACTCAGACTTGGGGAAATCTGCCAAAGACATCCTCAACAAGGGCTTTG GATATGGAGTACTGAAGTTGGACGTTAAGACCAAGTCCCAGAGTGGTGTT GAGTTTGCCACCTCCGGCTCCAACAACACCGACACAGGGAGATCAGGAGGCCACCTTGAGACCAAGTACAAAGTGAACGAGCTGGGCCTCACCTTCAACCAGAAATGGAACACAGACAATACTCTCACCACAGAAATCACCATGGAAGACCAG CTGGCTAAGGGCTTGAAGTTTGGTCTGGACGCGTCATTTGTGCCCAACACCGG CAAGAAGAGTGCCAAACTGAAGACCGGCTACAAACGTGACTTTGTAAATGTTGGCTGCGACCTGGACTTTGACATGTCTGGCCCCACCGTCCACGCAGCTGCTGTGCTGGGCTATGAGGGCTGGCTGGCAGGTTACCAGTTGGCTTTTGACACAGCCAAATCAAACCTGACCCAGAACAACTTTGCCCTTGGATACAAGGCCGGTGACTTCCAGCTTCACACCAGTGT TAATGACGGCACAGAGTTTGGTGGCTCCATTTACCAAAAGGTGAACTGCAACTTGGAGACGTCGGTCCAACTGGCCTGGACAGctggcagcaacaacacacGCTTTGGAATTGGAGCCAAATACCAGCTGGATAAGGATACCTCCCTATCT ACCAAAGTGAACAACGCCTGCCTTGTTGGAGTTGGATACACACAAACCCTCAGGCCAG GAGTGAAGCTCACCCTCTCAGGTCTGATTGATGGTAAGAACGTGAACGGCGGTGGACACAAAATCGGCTTGGGTTTCGAACTGGAGGCCTAA
- the ikbkb gene encoding inhibitor of nuclear factor kappa-B kinase subunit beta has protein sequence MNRVPLLQQQQSCGPWELKERLGTGGFGNVTRWQNKDTEEQVAIKQCRQELSERNKDRWCLEIRIMNRLDHVNVVAARKVPEGMHKMGTTHDLPLLAMEYCQGGDLRKYLTLLENCCGMREGSVLILLCDISSALTYLHENKIIHRDLKPENIVLQQGEKRLIHKIIDLGYAKELDQSSVCTSFVGTLQYLAPELIERQKYTVTVDYWSFGTLVFECITGFRPFLPTWQPVPWHNKLRLKQDNDIVVYEDLLGEVRYSTHLPQPNNLNSLLLKRLERWLQLMLKWSPRERGKDRDATPMDCFSQLQVILQLKLVHVLNMISAKLLTYSVSDEETVADLQLRIEKDANIPAANQELLLEAGLALEPHGLATQCAIDYTEIDGRRTDLPLVFLFDRSSCSYEPQFAPRTLPENIRFVQTDPKYVLGYSPLRRTCGQAWHTIRSLKEDWQRLQQGQKAAIMSLLRHNSSLSKQKNEMVSMYQRLMAKLDFFTTSLHIDMDKYQEQTATGIASEKLLGVWREMEQTAVSCGQAKVSELEEEMMQLQPDIVDVQRQPGRSGEALDTLEGKAMELFRKLREKPRDQRCPGDSQEVVRLVVQAVQFYERKLRDFYTHLSKTAVCRQRVMELLPKVEGVVQRMAESEQVLMSLQEKRQRELWNLLKVACSKVRSPMSGSPDGLRFPSSVPPQLTPRHSLQQFDESLVEESRTFESRLQSLLNDTIQESESSMEVLREWTWMHGGQNFSSDLS, from the exons GACACAGAGGAACAGGTTGCCATAAAGCAGTGCCGTCAGGAGCTGAGCGAGAGGAACAAAGACAGATGGTGTCTGGAGATCCGGATCATGAATAG GTTGGATCATGTTAATGTTGTCGCAGCCAGAAAGGTTCCTGAGGGAATGCATAAAATGGGGACCACACATGACCTGCCGCTGCTGGCAATGGAGTACTGTCAGGGAGGAGATCTGAGAAAG TATCTAACCCTCTTGGAGAACTGCTGTGGAATGAGGGAGGGCTCCGTTCTGATTCTGTTGTGTGACATCT CGTCAGCTCTGACCTACCTCCATGAAAATAAGATCATCCACAGAGATTTGAAACCAGAAAACATTGTGCtgcagcagggagagaagaga CTGATCCACAAGATTATAGATCTCGGCTATGCTAAAGAGCTGGACCAGAGCAGCGTTTGCACCTCATTTGTGGGAACCCTTCAGTACTTG GCTCCAGAGCTCATTGAGAGACAGAAGTACACAGTCACTGTGGACTACTGGAGCTTCGGGACTTTGGTGTTTGAGTGTATCACAGGATTTCGCCCTTTCCTACCAACCTGGCAACCTGTTCCTtg GCACAACAAACTGAGGCTGAAGCAGGACAACGATATTGTTGTCTATGAGGACCTCTTGGGGGAAGTCCGCTACTCTACACATCTGCCTCAGCCCAACAACCTCAACAG TCTGTTATTAAAGAGACTGGAGAGGTGGCTGCAGCTGATGTTAAAGTGGTCTCCACGGGAGCGAGGCAAAGACCGCGACGCTACGCCTATGGACTGCTTCTCCCAGCTGCAGGTCATTCTGCAGCTCAAG CTGGTTCATGTCCTGAACATGATTTCTGCAAAACTCCTGACATACTCCGTCTCGGATGAAGAGACTGTGGCAGACCTGCAGCTCAGGATTGAGAAAGACGCCAACAtccctgcagccaatcaggagctgctgctggaggcgGGACTGGCCTTGGAGCCTCATGGACTGGCCACGCAGTGCGCCATAGATTACACA gagATAGATGGCCGACGGACAGACTTGCCTCTGGTCTTCCTGTTTGATCGTTCCTCTTGCAGTTATGAACCTCAATTTGCTCCTCGCACCCTACCAGAAAACATCCGCTTTGTCC AAACCGACCCTAAATACGTTCTGGGTTACAGCCCTCTGAGGAGGACCTGCGGCCAGGCGTGGCACACCATCCGCTCCTTGAAGGAAGACTGGCAAAGACTGCAGCAGGGGCAGAAAGCTGCCAT CATGAGCCTGCTGAGACACAACTCCTCACTGTCCAAACAGAAGAACGAGATGGTGTCCATGTACCAGAGACTCATGGCCAAACTGGACTTCTTCACCACCAGCCTTCACATAGACATGGACAAATACCAGGAGCAGACAGCCACCGGGATCG CATCAGAGAAACTCCTGGGCGtctggagagagatggagcagaCTGCTGTCAGCTGTGGTCAG gCCAAGGTGAGTGaactggaggaggagatgatgcAGCTGCAGCCAGACATAGTGGATGTGCAGAGACAGCCGGGGAGGAGCGGAGAGGCCCTGGACACACT TGAAGGAAAGGCCATGGAGCTGTTCCGCAAACTCAGAGAGAAACCCAGAG ACCAGAGGTGCCCGGGGGACAGTCAGGAGGTGGTGCGCCTGGTGGTCCAGGCTGTGCAGTTCTACGAGAGGAAGCTCCGAGACTTCTACACCCACCTCAG TAAGACTGCAGTGTGCCGTCAGCGTGTGATGGAGCTGCTGCCGAAGGTGGAGGGCGTGGTTCAGAGGATGGCTGAGAGCGAACAAGTCCTGATGAGTCTGCAGGAGAAACGACAGAGGGAGCTGTGGAACCTGCTGAAAGTCGCTTGT AGCAAAGTACGCAGCCCAATGAGTGGGAGTCCTGATGGATTACGATTCCCCTCATCAGTCCCGCCTCAACTGACCCCCAGACACAGTTTACAGCAgtt TGACGAGTCTCTTGTGGAGGAGAGCAGGACTTTTGAAAGTCGACTCCAGAGTTTGCTGAATGACACGATCCAGGAATCAGAGAGCAGTATGGAG GTGTTGAGGGAGTGGACGTGGATGCATGGAGGCCAGAATTTCTCCAGTGACCTCTCCTAA